The DNA window GAAGACTATTCCCGGGCCGTGAAGCTGTACACCGAGATGGAAGAGCGAAAGCTTGTGACCTGCAAGGACCGGGGCAACAGGGGCACGGCGTTTTTTCATCTTCGGGAGTATGGCAAGGCCAGAAAAGACATTGAATGGGCGCTGAAGTTCACAAAAGACAATGCGACGCTTTGGTTTAATCGTGCTGTGCTGGATTTTCATGACGGGAAATACAAGGACTGTGAAGCGGCCTGTCGCAAGGCCGAGTCTTTGGACGAGTCTTTTGGTGCCGCAGCAAGTTTACGAGGGGTGGCTCTGGAAGCGCAGGATTATCCCGATCAGGCCATGGTGGCTATGAACAAGGCCATTCGTGTGGATGACATGCGGGCTGAGAGCTATGCGAATCGCGCCAAGCTCTGGCTCATGTGGGGGCTGTATGATGACGCGATCGCTGATCTCAATGAGGCCGTGTATCTGAGTCCGGAGAATCCCGCATTTCGCAATGACCGGGGCGGGTGTTATGTCATGCGCCACCAGTATGAAAAAGCCTTGAAGGATTTGAATCGCGCAGTGGAAATTGACGGTGAGGAGCCTGCGTTTTTTTACAACCGGGCTGTGTGTTATGAACGGATGCATGACTATGAACTGGCAATCAGGGACTACACCCGCGTGATGGTGTATCAGCCTGATTCGGCCGACATGCTTGTGTATCGGGGGCGTCTGTACATTAAGCTTGGGCGTCCTGCGCAGGGGAGGGCTGATCTTGAGGCGGCAAGCAAAAAAGGTCTCGATGGTCCCCTTGAGCGCTACGAGCAGTGGGTCAAGGCACATGGGACAATTGAGGATTTAGACGCCTTTTTGAGTCAGGTGCTGGTGAATTAGCCGGAATATTTGACTCTTTTTGTGAAGCCGGATAGCTGTCTGATACTGGAATTCACAGAAACACACGGCACTGGAGAAAAAAATGGCGTCCAGATGGACGGGAAAAGGCGGCATTCGGGAAGTTCTTTCCGTGGGTTTGCCGCTGGTTGCGAGTATGGCCTCAAGCACGGTCATGCAGTTCACAGACAGGGTTTTTTTGGGGCATTATTCCCTTGAGACGCTTGCGGCGTCTATTTCCGGCAGCATGAGCAACTTTGTGTTCATGTGTTTTTTTGTTGGCGTCGCGAGTTACGCCAATGTCTTTGTTGCCCAGTACATGGGCGCATCGCAGCCACGCAAGGTTGGGGCGGTTGTGTGGCAAAGCATATGGTTTGCCCTGCTTGCCTGGATTTTTATGTGTCTGCTGGCCCTTGGAGCACCTGCCATTTTTGCCTTGGCCGGGCACAGCCCAGAAGTTCAAAATTTGGAAGTGATATATTTTCGTTTTTTGAATATCTTCTCTGGAGCAAACATTCTTGCGGTGGGACTCTCCACGTTTTTCTCCGGTCGAGGCCGGACCCGCATTGTCATGCTGGTGAGCCTTTTTACTGCCTGCATTAATATCCCGTTGGATTATGCCCTGATTTTTGGCGCTGGCCCGTTCCCGCGTCTTGGTATTGCAGGTGCGGGGCTTGCGACAGGCATTGGATGGGGTTTGAGCGCGGTTCTCTATGCTGTGCTCATTTTCCGCCCCAGGAATGACGCCCTCTATGGCGTGTTCCGTTCGTGTCGCCTTGATGGTGCCCTTTTCATGCGCTTGATGCGTTTCGGAATCCCCAGCGGCGTTCAGTTTTTTTTGGACATGTTCGGCGTTGCCTTTTTTATCATGCTCGTCGGACGCATGGGTGATGAAGCCTTGGCTGTGACAAATATGATTTTTTCGCTCGACAACTTTAGCTCGCTTCCGCTCTATGGTTTGCACGTCGCTTCCGAAATTCTTGTCGGGCGCGCCTTGGGTTCAAACAACACGGAACAGGCTGTTTTTGCTGCAAAAAATGCTGTTTTGACCTGCCTTGGATGGGCCGTGTGCATTGCTGCGGTTTTTGTGTTAGCTCCCGGTCCTCTTTTGGAAATGTTTCGGCCTGCTGGATATGACGCAGCTGCTTTTGCTCAGATGCGACATACAGGTGAAATCTTGCTTTTGTATGTGGCCGCATGGGCCATCTGCGAAGCCGTTGCAGTTGGATTTCTCGGCGCCCTCAAAGGCGCTGGTGATACGCGTTTCGTAATGTTTTTGATGGGATGGAGTTCTATGCTGACGCTCGTTATTCCGCCATTTTTGCTCATAGAATTTTTCGACGCTGGAGTTTTTACGGTGTGGCTCTGTGTCGTTCTTAATGTCTTTGTGCTTATGGCCGCTGCGAGCCTTCGATTTCGGCGTGGAAAATGGAAGGACCTCCGTGTTATTGCCCAAGCTTCGCAATAAATACAACGCTCAGCGGTCCGCGCCCCTTGCGGACCGTTTTTTGTTTGTGG is part of the Desulfobaculum bizertense DSM 18034 genome and encodes:
- a CDS encoding MATE family efflux transporter; its protein translation is MASRWTGKGGIREVLSVGLPLVASMASSTVMQFTDRVFLGHYSLETLAASISGSMSNFVFMCFFVGVASYANVFVAQYMGASQPRKVGAVVWQSIWFALLAWIFMCLLALGAPAIFALAGHSPEVQNLEVIYFRFLNIFSGANILAVGLSTFFSGRGRTRIVMLVSLFTACINIPLDYALIFGAGPFPRLGIAGAGLATGIGWGLSAVLYAVLIFRPRNDALYGVFRSCRLDGALFMRLMRFGIPSGVQFFLDMFGVAFFIMLVGRMGDEALAVTNMIFSLDNFSSLPLYGLHVASEILVGRALGSNNTEQAVFAAKNAVLTCLGWAVCIAAVFVLAPGPLLEMFRPAGYDAAAFAQMRHTGEILLLYVAAWAICEAVAVGFLGALKGAGDTRFVMFLMGWSSMLTLVIPPFLLIEFFDAGVFTVWLCVVLNVFVLMAAASLRFRRGKWKDLRVIAQASQ
- a CDS encoding tetratricopeptide repeat protein; protein product: MKKKTLGHVLAALAFFCFLSACSRGPAELNSGQKARAETIRQEALSALEREDYSRAVKLYTEMEERKLVTCKDRGNRGTAFFHLREYGKARKDIEWALKFTKDNATLWFNRAVLDFHDGKYKDCEAACRKAESLDESFGAAASLRGVALEAQDYPDQAMVAMNKAIRVDDMRAESYANRAKLWLMWGLYDDAIADLNEAVYLSPENPAFRNDRGGCYVMRHQYEKALKDLNRAVEIDGEEPAFFYNRAVCYERMHDYELAIRDYTRVMVYQPDSADMLVYRGRLYIKLGRPAQGRADLEAASKKGLDGPLERYEQWVKAHGTIEDLDAFLSQVLVN